The Elgaria multicarinata webbii isolate HBS135686 ecotype San Diego chromosome 1, rElgMul1.1.pri, whole genome shotgun sequence genome has a window encoding:
- the LOC134392626 gene encoding protein FAM163A-like gives MTAGTVVITGGILATVILLCIIAVLCYCRLQYYCCKKDESDEEEEEEEEEEEETDLPPHSHYVMCNACNSRIMDGQGNPSFPPHELNKQGGRNYCPTCSPYGSPFYIRTADMVRNGGERIAYTPTCCKEMGLPIKMATLQSYPVTHHCIIHETFPNPRAFSTEV, from the exons ATGACAGCAGGAACTGTTGTAATCACTGGTGGAATACTAGCGACAGTGATCTTACTGTGTATCATTGCTGTTCTCTGCTATTGTAGGCTACAG TATTACTGCTGCAAGAAAGATGAgtctgatgaagaggaagaggaggaagaggaggaggaggaggagaccgaCCTTCCCCCGCACTCACACTATGTCATGTGCAATGCTTGCAACTCTCGTATCATGGACGGGCAGGGCaacccctccttcccaccccacgaGCTTAACAAGCAGGGGGGGCGGAACTATTGCCCCACTTGCTCGCCCTACGGCTCCCCCTTTTACATACGGACCGCTGACATGGTGCGGAACGGAGGCGAGAGGATCGCCTATACACCGACGTGCTGCAAGGAAATGGGATTGCCCATCAAAATGGCAACCCTCCAGAGCTACCCGGTGACCCACCACTGCATCATCCATGAGACCTTTCCAAACCCGAGGGCTTTTAGTACAGAAGTGTGA